One segment of bacterium DNA contains the following:
- a CDS encoding T9SS type A sorting domain-containing protein — protein MLLLLLLSPALLCAQPDDQWTRTYGGTNDDGGSVVRQLPDGGYFFAGYTYSFGAGNSDFWVVRTTATGDSLWSRMYGAGQADLLEDFRVMSDGGFVMVGWSDAFGAGERVVRANAQGDTLWTQVFPNSDAGYGNFVTETIDGGVIYAGCTPLGAAGTRRNLQLCRMDAGGAVLWTSVISGPLNDSPLNIRQNADSTFTLLSQMETDEYGGWELWVLRADSAGDSLSCTRHAIVPAFQCHRARFAADGNIILSGLHMQPDHLTYDRWLMKTDSAGTMLWSQLYWAETSNRTVISAAPLNDGGFLMAGSSTFLRTDSAGMVLWQRDAEPVADCEINDIEATADGECILGGCYYRHPGNTVDAWLLKTGPRLSAEDRGSILHPSAFSLSSSPNPFNPQTRLSFVLPQAGWTTLEVYDLLGRRAAILSRGFWAAGEHSILFDGSDLAAGTYIARLSTPHRQNAVKLLLVK, from the coding sequence ATGCTTCTTCTTCTGCTGCTGAGTCCCGCACTGCTGTGCGCCCAGCCCGACGACCAATGGACGCGCACCTACGGCGGGACCAACGACGATGGCGGCTCGGTGGTGCGGCAACTGCCCGACGGCGGTTACTTCTTTGCCGGATACACCTATTCCTTCGGGGCAGGCAACAGCGATTTCTGGGTGGTACGCACGACGGCCACGGGGGACAGCCTGTGGAGTCGCATGTACGGCGCAGGGCAGGCGGACTTGCTGGAAGATTTCCGGGTGATGTCCGACGGCGGCTTTGTGATGGTGGGCTGGAGTGACGCCTTCGGCGCCGGCGAGCGCGTGGTGCGCGCCAACGCCCAGGGGGACACGCTCTGGACGCAAGTTTTTCCCAATAGCGATGCCGGGTACGGCAACTTCGTCACCGAGACCATTGACGGCGGTGTTATCTACGCCGGATGCACGCCCCTGGGTGCGGCGGGAACGCGCCGCAATCTACAGCTCTGCCGCATGGATGCCGGCGGCGCCGTGCTCTGGACAAGCGTGATCAGCGGACCGCTGAACGACTCCCCGCTGAACATCCGGCAAAACGCCGACAGCACCTTCACCCTCCTTTCCCAGATGGAAACCGATGAATACGGCGGCTGGGAGCTGTGGGTGCTGCGCGCCGATTCGGCCGGGGACAGCCTGTCCTGCACGCGCCACGCGATTGTGCCCGCCTTTCAATGTCACCGCGCGCGGTTTGCCGCGGATGGAAACATCATCCTCAGCGGGCTGCATATGCAGCCGGACCATCTGACCTACGACCGCTGGCTGATGAAGACCGATTCTGCCGGTACCATGCTCTGGAGCCAGCTTTACTGGGCGGAAACGTCCAACCGCACGGTCATCAGCGCCGCGCCTTTGAATGATGGCGGTTTTCTGATGGCCGGCAGTTCTACCTTTCTGCGTACGGACTCCGCCGGCATGGTGCTCTGGCAGCGTGATGCCGAGCCCGTGGCCGACTGTGAAATCAACGATATTGAGGCAACAGCCGACGGAGAGTGTATTCTCGGCGGTTGCTATTACCGGCATCCGGGTAATACCGTGGATGCCTGGCTGCTGAAGACCGGACCGCGGCTTTCGGCGGAGGATCGAGGCTCCATCCTTCATCCTTCCGCCTTCAGCCTTTCCTCCAGCCCCAATCCGTTCAATCCGCAGACGCGGCTCAGTTTCGTGCTGCCGCAGGCGGGATGGACAACGCTGGAGGTCTATGACCTGCTGGGGCGGCGAGCCGCGATCCTGTCGCGGGGCTTTTGGGCGGCGGGCGAGCATTCTATCTTGTTCGACGGTTCGGATCTGGCGGCGGGCACTTACATCGCCCGCCTGTCCACCCCGCACCGTCAAAACGCCGTGAAGCTGCTGCTCGTCAAGTGA
- a CDS encoding T9SS type A sorting domain-containing protein has protein sequence MKCCIIVLACLICAGALFAQPWQWQRMDGDFRDPSGFETPFSADTSAMVAVGDFDGDGRDEVILLSPNGAQVAVRNADNIHWTLHTITQPLGYGRLWATNLDDDPAKELVVYDNPPRAWKLQNAVSWRWTRNDMLLFDFALPHTLEQAIFGDYNGDGELDGIIWQRVAGYDLLTLEHRSTAGDWSADTVVTTGEYPVTNLFDGDFDHDGDLDFAAAPGYVIATNLHPGIRFSTYAPWQTPYLSGPGGGDLNGDGEWEGLFRLPGYSGFAVVVTASATHASSTTHLGHVSGMALGTVHTAAGTTVAIAHNQPSLANGWTEFDLLLRNSAGWVDDRNTLVHAYSGKCLAASMADVNGDGRKDLLLTMGSGNPQSEGYRAWEFQLNTGAGTIDRFETDFNLTNSSFRHVYNPDTLLQFAQIGNITGSDRAELAALGTIGEESPRILFYEFTFAQDTALVLHPEWSAGLPEGLLNFRLVDLDGDGVCELLGKTFGDESSGHWDAYFYRNGEWDIHAGVLPVFSAPEISFADVNNDSHPDLLTPRETWLNLSPSPAENIPFILQPSSFTLSCAPNPFNPQTRLSFSLPEAERVNLGLFDILGQRLATLHDGLLSAGEHTISFDGSTLSAGIYFARLLSPHRQATLKLMLIK, from the coding sequence ATGAAATGCTGCATCATTGTTTTGGCTTGCCTGATCTGCGCCGGGGCTCTGTTTGCGCAACCGTGGCAGTGGCAAAGGATGGATGGAGATTTTCGGGATCCCTCCGGCTTCGAGACACCGTTCTCGGCGGATACCTCTGCCATGGTGGCGGTGGGAGACTTTGACGGCGATGGCCGCGACGAAGTGATCCTGCTCTCTCCCAACGGTGCGCAGGTCGCCGTGCGCAATGCGGACAATATCCACTGGACGCTGCATACCATCACCCAGCCCCTCGGCTATGGCCGCCTCTGGGCGACAAATCTGGATGATGATCCTGCCAAAGAACTGGTGGTCTACGACAACCCGCCGCGCGCATGGAAATTGCAAAATGCGGTGTCGTGGCGCTGGACGCGCAATGACATGCTGCTCTTTGACTTTGCCCTGCCGCACACACTGGAGCAGGCGATCTTCGGCGACTACAACGGCGACGGCGAACTGGATGGCATAATCTGGCAGCGCGTTGCGGGATACGACCTGCTCACCCTCGAACACCGCAGTACCGCGGGGGACTGGAGCGCGGATACGGTAGTCACTACCGGTGAATACCCGGTGACCAATCTGTTTGATGGCGACTTCGACCACGACGGTGATCTGGATTTTGCCGCCGCGCCGGGGTACGTGATCGCCACAAATCTGCATCCCGGCATCCGTTTCTCCACTTATGCCCCGTGGCAGACTCCCTACTTAAGCGGCCCGGGCGGAGGGGATCTTAATGGCGACGGTGAATGGGAAGGCCTGTTCCGCCTCCCCGGCTATTCCGGCTTCGCGGTGGTTGTCACCGCGTCGGCTACCCATGCCTCGTCGACCACGCATCTCGGACATGTGTCCGGCATGGCGCTGGGCACTGTGCACACGGCCGCCGGAACCACCGTCGCTATCGCGCACAACCAGCCGTCGCTGGCCAACGGGTGGACCGAGTTTGACCTGCTGCTGCGAAACAGCGCTGGATGGGTTGACGACCGAAACACTTTGGTGCACGCTTACAGCGGCAAGTGCTTGGCCGCCAGCATGGCGGATGTGAACGGCGATGGCCGCAAGGATCTGCTGCTCACGATGGGCAGCGGCAACCCTCAGAGCGAAGGCTATCGAGCCTGGGAATTCCAGCTTAACACGGGTGCGGGCACTATCGATCGCTTCGAAACTGATTTCAATCTGACCAACAGCAGTTTCCGCCATGTCTATAACCCGGATACGTTGCTGCAGTTTGCGCAGATCGGAAACATCACGGGTAGTGACCGCGCCGAACTGGCCGCACTGGGTACGATCGGCGAGGAAAGCCCGCGCATCCTGTTCTATGAATTTACCTTTGCGCAGGATACCGCATTGGTGCTGCATCCGGAATGGAGCGCGGGGCTTCCCGAGGGCTTGCTGAACTTCCGGCTGGTGGATTTGGACGGTGATGGCGTGTGTGAACTGCTGGGCAAAACCTTCGGCGATGAGAGCAGCGGACACTGGGATGCCTACTTCTACCGCAACGGTGAATGGGATATCCATGCGGGAGTTCTGCCTGTTTTCTCCGCGCCGGAAATCTCCTTTGCCGATGTCAACAATGACAGTCATCCTGATCTGCTGACCCCGAGAGAAACGTGGCTGAACCTCAGCCCTTCCCCGGCAGAAAATATCCCTTTCATTCTTCAGCCTTCATCCTTCACCCTTTCCTGCGCTCCCAATCCGTTCAATCCGCAGACGCGGCTGTCCTTCTCGCTGCCGGAAGCGGAGCGCGTGAATCTTGGCCTGTTCGACATTCTGGGCCAGCGGTTGGCCACGCTGCACGACGGGTTGCTTAGTGCCGGCGAGCACACCATCTCCTTTGACGGGTCCACACTCTCGGCAGGCATCTACTTCGCGCGCCTGCTGTCTCCGCACCGCCAGGCTACCCTGAAGCTGATGCTTATCAAGTAA
- a CDS encoding T9SS type A sorting domain-containing protein has product MRYVACLLWLCVAALPCHAAYLWLSNDGQPLPQDSSICPFITGDTIQGEVHCNGPLAIAGHPVFYGQVSISAPAFSHGPDYNPEFHGPQPIFNAPQVEIPTTLTNLRQGAAMQGQFYDFPGKQFRATIAGGTIYCDMWDEGTPFDSTERWPIPIVGRACLFFDGPLELKGSGLTGQVTIGSSHDIRLIDNITYAGAGPQGQIPVNSLAILGIASEHDIKIANTPANGRWNSDGLGSSQNNSHLTSIVIDGLLWAGGSITFDQQNDIDSGYVCECVPDERGTIYLYGSMVQSHWKPLRRSTNTFTGYMLQARYDWRIDRILPPCWQHLPGDEPLVTDTLNFGNVAVGQTVWDTAYIVLPSAVTLGSVIANYPFYATRVPPFVSDSFAIPTRFIPPRVGQFTGILYISVTGDYFQIVLRGRGMPAGGPQPVVFDVAPNPFNLTTTLSYSLPEAGAVKITLFDVLGRSVKQMDFSSVPAGAHTAQLNAEGLSSGVYFVSLKAAGQTLTQKILLLK; this is encoded by the coding sequence ATGCGTTATGTCGCATGTCTGTTATGGCTGTGCGTCGCGGCTCTGCCGTGTCATGCCGCCTATTTATGGCTGTCCAATGATGGACAGCCTTTGCCGCAGGATAGCTCGATCTGTCCGTTCATTACGGGCGATACCATTCAAGGTGAGGTGCACTGTAATGGCCCGCTGGCCATCGCGGGTCATCCCGTATTCTATGGCCAAGTGAGTATTTCCGCGCCGGCTTTCAGTCATGGGCCGGACTACAATCCTGAGTTTCACGGTCCGCAGCCGATTTTCAATGCACCGCAGGTCGAAATCCCCACCACCCTGACCAACCTGCGCCAAGGTGCGGCCATGCAGGGACAGTTCTATGACTTCCCCGGCAAGCAGTTCCGGGCAACGATTGCCGGTGGCACCATCTACTGCGACATGTGGGATGAGGGTACACCCTTTGATTCCACCGAGCGCTGGCCGATTCCGATTGTCGGGCGGGCGTGCCTGTTCTTTGACGGTCCGCTGGAATTAAAGGGATCCGGTCTCACCGGTCAGGTGACCATCGGCTCGTCTCACGACATTCGGCTGATTGACAACATCACCTATGCGGGTGCAGGGCCTCAAGGACAGATCCCGGTGAACTCACTGGCCATACTCGGCATCGCCTCCGAACATGACATCAAGATTGCCAATACCCCGGCCAATGGGCGCTGGAATTCCGATGGGCTCGGTAGTAGTCAAAATAATTCCCATCTCACCAGCATCGTGATCGATGGCCTGCTCTGGGCGGGAGGCAGCATCACCTTCGATCAGCAGAATGATATCGACAGTGGCTATGTCTGTGAGTGTGTGCCCGACGAGCGCGGCACAATTTATCTTTATGGCAGCATGGTACAAAGCCATTGGAAGCCCCTGCGCCGCAGCACCAACACCTTCACCGGCTATATGCTGCAAGCACGCTACGATTGGCGCATCGACCGTATTCTTCCGCCGTGCTGGCAGCACCTTCCGGGTGACGAACCGCTGGTCACCGATACTCTTAATTTCGGCAATGTAGCGGTGGGCCAGACGGTCTGGGACACCGCCTATATCGTGCTGCCGTCCGCCGTGACTCTGGGCTCGGTCATTGCCAATTACCCGTTCTATGCCACGCGGGTGCCGCCATTCGTCAGCGATAGTTTTGCCATCCCTACCCGTTTTATTCCACCCCGCGTCGGGCAGTTCACAGGCATCCTGTACATCAGCGTGACCGGAGATTATTTCCAGATTGTGCTGCGTGGCCGCGGCATGCCCGCGGGTGGACCGCAACCGGTGGTCTTCGATGTCGCTCCCAATCCTTTCAATCTGACCACCACGCTAAGCTATTCCCTGCCTGAAGCCGGCGCCGTGAAGATTACCCTGTTTGATGTGCTGGGCCGCAGTGTCAAGCAGATGGACTTTTCGTCCGTACCCGCCGGAGCCCACACCGCGCAACTGAACGCCGAAGGCCTCTCCTCCGGCGTCTACTTTGTCAGCCTGAAAGCCGCCGGCCAAACATTAACACAAAAGATTTTGCTGCTGAAGTGA
- a CDS encoding T9SS type A sorting domain-containing protein: MHVRLQHLVFAALVVSLVSLAYGINYFYLSDCETTPFGDRIRFWTPDTIEGPVHSNGLLAIEGTPQFYASVTTSECDFWRGPGYNPGFHGPLPQFCAPRVEIPHRAQELRNCAMIQSMFFADMAKSYRVHLRGDSALVSRWWTGTPFDSTDSWLITLPRGRCIFFDGPLDIEGHMSGEASIGTACDLRLLDNVVYDDADSLTGRTPLTSINYLMLVSEHDIKIANTPANGRENSNGEGLSQPDRNLSGIVISAALVALGESFTFEQQNDVDSGYVYQIGDPPQPAQDDRGTVYLYGSLAQMRRGYVHRSSNMSTGYAKQYRWDRRFAAWMPPGALSFDAPRPRTTDTLDFGTVPVGRTVWDTARVYLNVVTTLGAVTATPPFYATRVPPFDSSSFHIPARFTPTHTGQYSGILYIYTPAQSFQIVLRGRGMPGGNPSPMVFDVSPNPFNLTTTLHYSLSDPGEVTITLFDVLGRSVKQIDLLKVEAGAHDVSLSADGLATGVYFVRLQSGQQMAMKKLLLLK; the protein is encoded by the coding sequence ATGCACGTTCGCTTACAACATCTGGTCTTCGCGGCGCTGGTGGTGTCCCTTGTATCGCTGGCCTACGGCATCAACTACTTCTATCTTTCCGATTGCGAAACCACCCCGTTCGGTGACCGCATTCGATTCTGGACGCCGGATACGATCGAAGGCCCCGTGCACTCCAATGGCTTGCTCGCTATCGAAGGTACACCCCAGTTCTATGCGTCGGTAACCACTTCGGAGTGCGATTTCTGGCGTGGACCGGGCTACAATCCCGGCTTCCACGGCCCCCTGCCGCAGTTCTGCGCGCCGCGCGTGGAAATCCCGCATCGTGCCCAGGAATTGCGCAATTGCGCGATGATTCAGAGCATGTTCTTCGCCGATATGGCCAAGTCCTATCGCGTGCATCTGCGCGGCGATTCCGCGCTGGTCAGCCGCTGGTGGACCGGGACACCCTTTGACTCGACAGACTCCTGGCTGATCACCCTGCCTCGCGGCCGGTGCATCTTCTTTGACGGCCCGCTGGATATCGAAGGCCACATGAGCGGCGAAGCATCCATCGGAACGGCGTGCGATCTCCGGCTGCTGGATAATGTCGTATACGACGATGCGGACTCACTGACGGGCCGCACCCCCTTGACCAGTATCAATTACCTGATGCTGGTTTCGGAGCATGACATTAAGATTGCCAACACTCCCGCCAATGGCCGCGAGAATTCCAATGGCGAGGGCCTCAGTCAGCCTGATCGTAACCTTTCCGGCATCGTCATCAGCGCCGCGCTGGTTGCGCTCGGCGAGAGTTTCACCTTCGAGCAGCAGAACGACGTGGACAGCGGCTATGTCTACCAGATCGGCGATCCGCCGCAACCCGCCCAAGACGACCGCGGCACCGTGTATCTCTACGGCTCGCTGGCCCAAATGCGTCGCGGCTATGTGCACCGGTCATCCAACATGTCTACGGGCTACGCAAAGCAGTACCGCTGGGACAGGCGCTTTGCCGCGTGGATGCCTCCCGGAGCGCTGTCGTTCGACGCTCCCCGCCCCCGCACCACCGACACCTTGGATTTCGGTACGGTTCCGGTTGGGCGGACGGTCTGGGACACAGCGCGAGTCTACCTGAATGTCGTCACTACCTTGGGAGCCGTCACCGCCACACCTCCCTTTTATGCCACCCGCGTGCCGCCGTTCGATAGCAGTTCCTTCCATATTCCCGCCCGCTTCACGCCGACACACACCGGACAATATTCCGGAATTCTCTACATCTATACTCCGGCACAGTCGTTCCAGATCGTGCTGCGGGGTCGCGGCATGCCCGGCGGCAACCCTTCGCCGATGGTCTTCGATGTTTCCCCCAATCCCTTCAACCTGACCACCACCTTGCACTACTCTTTGAGCGACCCCGGCGAAGTGACTATCACCCTGTTCGATGTTTTGGGCCGCAGCGTCAAACAGATCGATCTTTTAAAGGTCGAAGCCGGAGCGCACGACGTGAGCCTCAGTGCCGACGGCTTGGCCACCGGGGTCTACTTCGTGCGGTTACAGTCCGGACAGCAGATGGCTATGAAAAAGCTGCTGCTGCTCAAGTAG
- a CDS encoding T9SS type A sorting domain-containing protein has protein sequence MHHLTQKLVFAVLIIVLVSAAYGIQYMYISDCELTTFGDSPLYRHPFTQGDTLMGPVHSNSLIAIYSSPQFYSLVSTTECDFWRGPGYNPGFHGPAPQFRAPHVDMPLMAENLRDGAMIQRTFYDEPFRSYRVYLRGDSALVCRYWTGTPFDSSDTWMVALVMRRCMFFDGPLEILGHLSGQVSIGSSHNIRILDNIRYDDADSLTGDTPESSPNLLALVSEHDIKIANTPANGRWNSNGRGFNQTNPDSTSVIITAALYALSEHFTFEQQNDIDSGYVYEDPAGTPHSDERGIIYLYGSLAQRRRGYLHRSSNTSTGYDLHMRYDPRLAHMTMPCGFEFDEERRPSTDTLDFGTVPVGTTVWDTARVYLSVPGDLGSVIANTPFFATRVPPFHSDSFAIPTRFTPTRAAQFSGILYISAGTRYFQIVLRGRGMPARAPVNVDISPNPFNLTTVIRYDLPESGAVKIVLYDILGRVARQVDLPAEGAGAHTLKLEANGLASGVYFINLHAAGQTITRKVLLLK, from the coding sequence ATGCATCACCTGACGCAAAAACTCGTGTTTGCGGTGCTGATTATCGTTCTGGTCAGTGCCGCCTACGGCATTCAGTACATGTACATTTCGGATTGCGAACTTACGACGTTCGGAGACAGCCCACTCTACCGCCATCCGTTCACGCAGGGCGACACGCTGATGGGTCCCGTGCACTCTAACAGTCTAATCGCCATATACAGCAGTCCGCAATTTTACAGTCTGGTCAGCACTACCGAGTGCGATTTCTGGCGAGGCCCCGGCTATAATCCCGGCTTCCACGGTCCTGCGCCGCAATTCCGCGCGCCGCACGTGGATATGCCGCTCATGGCAGAGAATCTGCGGGACGGCGCCATGATTCAGCGCACGTTCTACGACGAGCCGTTCCGCTCTTACCGCGTGTACTTGCGCGGTGACAGCGCGCTGGTCTGCCGCTATTGGACCGGAACGCCGTTCGATTCCAGCGACACGTGGATGGTCGCCCTTGTGATGCGGCGCTGCATGTTCTTTGACGGCCCGCTGGAAATCCTCGGCCATCTGAGCGGTCAAGTTTCCATCGGCAGTTCCCACAACATCCGGATTCTGGACAATATCCGCTATGATGACGCCGATTCCCTCACCGGAGACACTCCGGAGAGCAGTCCGAATCTACTCGCGCTGGTCTCCGAGCATGACATCAAGATCGCCAACACGCCCGCCAATGGCCGCTGGAATTCAAATGGCCGGGGATTCAATCAGACCAATCCCGATTCTACAAGCGTGATCATCACTGCGGCGCTGTATGCTCTGAGCGAGCATTTCACCTTCGAACAGCAGAACGATATCGACAGTGGGTACGTGTATGAAGATCCCGCCGGCACGCCGCACAGTGATGAACGAGGTATAATTTACCTCTACGGCAGTCTGGCGCAGCGGCGGCGTGGCTATCTTCATCGCTCTTCGAATACCAGCACCGGGTACGATCTGCACATGCGCTATGACCCGCGCCTTGCCCACATGACCATGCCCTGCGGTTTCGAATTCGATGAAGAGCGGCGACCCTCAACCGATACCCTCGATTTTGGTACGGTGCCGGTCGGGACCACGGTGTGGGATACGGCGCGCGTGTATCTTTCGGTGCCGGGTGATCTCGGCTCGGTGATTGCCAATACGCCGTTCTTTGCCACCCGGGTGCCGCCCTTCCATAGCGACAGCTTTGCCATTCCCACGCGGTTCACGCCGACGCGCGCCGCGCAGTTCAGCGGTATCCTCTACATCAGCGCGGGAACACGCTACTTCCAGATCGTGCTGCGGGGACGCGGGATGCCCGCCCGTGCGCCGGTGAACGTGGACATTTCGCCCAATCCGTTCAACCTGACCACGGTGATCCGCTATGATCTGCCGGAATCGGGTGCCGTGAAGATCGTGCTCTACGATATCTTAGGCCGCGTGGCCCGGCAAGTGGATCTGCCCGCCGAGGGCGCCGGTGCACACACGCTGAAACTGGAGGCCAACGGTCTGGCATCCGGCGTCTACTTTATAAATCTGCACGCCGCAGGCCAAACCATTACCCGTAAGGTGCTCCTGCTGAAATAA
- a CDS encoding T9SS type A sorting domain-containing protein translates to MQVRLQHLLFAALLISLVSLAYGVNYVYYSDVETTRFGERIKFWHSDTLCGPVRSNDQIAIMQDPYYCDLVISSEADFWRGPGYNPGFTTDYPPVFNAPRLEMPTTVPWIRQQAATQGLYFSQGDTMQARVHLEGDHMLVSWARLGMSFDSSEVSSHALPDSSVVFFDSPIVNLWGTVSGNLIMGVSGRAGLEDNLLYASSNPANGRPADNHAEKFALVAEGEIKVLNTYANGRENSGGRGLNQTNLDSSSILLNGLYFVLGESFTFDQQNDLDSGYVYQNPTGTPHMDDRGTVYLWGGLAQHRRGYMHRSANGSTGYLKQYRYDEQLRYWHVGVFEGRENLIQPSSVSFGEVAIGSTGRQWVTMSNDFVPVRIDSVVAPAPFFVQTNGDTLMWQRTMPVYFIPTEPGEVSDTIHLYIDYYHRWYSIPVSGTGTGEPNAVSDPILHPSSVILSSSPNPFNPSTRIAFTLPQAGMVTLKVYDVAGRLVATLLDQKTAAGEHAVMFDGANLPSGLYLARLETAQHSLTQKLLLVK, encoded by the coding sequence ATGCAAGTCCGTCTACAACATCTTTTGTTCGCGGCACTGCTTATCAGCCTTGTGTCGCTGGCGTACGGCGTCAACTACGTCTACTATTCGGATGTCGAGACCACTCGATTTGGCGAGCGGATCAAGTTTTGGCACAGCGACACGCTTTGCGGACCAGTACGCTCCAATGACCAGATCGCCATCATGCAGGATCCGTATTACTGCGATCTGGTGATCTCCAGCGAGGCCGATTTCTGGCGCGGCCCGGGCTACAATCCCGGCTTCACCACCGACTACCCGCCCGTGTTCAACGCACCGCGGCTGGAAATGCCGACGACCGTGCCCTGGATCCGCCAGCAGGCTGCCACCCAAGGGCTTTACTTCAGCCAGGGCGACACGATGCAGGCCCGGGTACACCTCGAGGGTGACCATATGCTCGTTTCCTGGGCACGTCTGGGCATGTCCTTTGACAGCAGCGAGGTGAGTTCGCATGCTCTTCCCGATTCGTCCGTTGTCTTCTTTGACAGCCCCATTGTCAACCTGTGGGGCACGGTCAGCGGCAACCTCATCATGGGCGTGTCCGGCCGTGCGGGGCTGGAAGACAATCTTCTGTATGCCAGTTCCAATCCGGCCAACGGCAGGCCCGCCGACAATCATGCGGAGAAGTTTGCGCTGGTGGCCGAAGGCGAGATCAAGGTTCTGAATACCTACGCCAATGGCCGGGAAAACTCCGGCGGGCGCGGCCTCAATCAGACCAACCTCGATTCCTCCAGTATTCTGCTGAACGGGCTCTACTTTGTGCTGGGCGAAAGCTTTACCTTCGATCAGCAGAATGATCTCGACAGCGGTTATGTCTACCAGAATCCTACCGGCACACCGCACATGGATGACCGCGGCACCGTCTACCTGTGGGGCGGCCTGGCGCAGCACCGCCGCGGCTACATGCATCGCTCGGCGAACGGCTCCACCGGCTATCTCAAGCAGTACCGCTACGATGAGCAGTTGCGCTACTGGCATGTTGGAGTCTTCGAAGGCCGGGAGAATCTGATTCAACCGTCATCGGTGAGCTTCGGCGAAGTGGCTATCGGGTCCACAGGGCGGCAATGGGTAACGATGAGCAACGACTTTGTGCCGGTGCGCATCGACAGCGTGGTGGCGCCCGCGCCGTTCTTCGTGCAGACCAATGGCGACACCCTCATGTGGCAGCGCACCATGCCGGTCTATTTCATCCCCACCGAGCCCGGTGAGGTCAGCGACACCATTCATCTGTACATCGACTACTACCACCGGTGGTACAGCATTCCCGTCAGCGGCACCGGCACCGGCGAACCCAATGCGGTCTCCGACCCCATCCTTCATCCGTCATCCGTCATCCTTTCTTCGAGCCCCAATCCCTTCAACCCGTCCACGCGGATTGCCTTTACCCTGCCGCAGGCGGGAATGGTCACGCTGAAGGTCTATGACGTGGCGGGACGGCTGGTGGCGACGCTGCTGGATCAGAAAACCGCCGCCGGAGAGCATGCGGTGATGTTCGACGGCGCCAATCTGCCCTCGGGTCTGTACCTTGCTCGTCTGGAAACCGCACAGCATTCGCTGACGCAGAAACTGTTGCTCGTGAAGTAA